One genomic segment of Musa acuminata AAA Group cultivar baxijiao chromosome BXJ3-3, Cavendish_Baxijiao_AAA, whole genome shotgun sequence includes these proteins:
- the LOC135581482 gene encoding uncharacterized protein LOC135581482 has protein sequence MESKPTGNHHRVRGTGRGGGAVEALPNSSNHNESLATPPELLLQWGSRKRLRCIKFQHKDNDAATGNQSAATTAAAARADRALRRATSAPYKQALRNNLEATEAAAIRGKRGVTSPERERGVEAGGSASMDGAQKAAAWPKLALSLTNKEKEEDFLVFKGSKLPQRPKKRAKLLQRTINLVSPGAWLCDLTLDRYEVREKKISKKKPRGLKAMGNMESDSE, from the exons ATGGAAAGCAAGCCAACCGGGAATCACCACCGCGTGCGAGGCACGGGAAGAGGCGGAGGAGCAGTTGAAGCATTACCTAATAGCAGCAACCACAACGAGAGTCTAGCGACGCCGCCGGAGTTGCTGTTGCAGTGGGGGAGCCGTAAGCGGCTACGGTGCATCAAGTTCCAGCACAAGGACAACGATGCCGCCACCGGCAACCAGtctgccgctaccactgcagccGCCGCTCGCGCCGACCGTGCTCTTCGAAGAGCCACCTCGGCCCCCTACAAACAGGCGCTCAG GAATAATTTGGAGGCGACAGAGGCAGCTGCTATCAGAGGCAAACGTGGAGTGACATCGCCGGAGAGGGAGAGGGGCGTGGAAGCCGGGGGATCGGCGTCGATGGATGGGGCTCAGAAGGCGGCAGCGTGGCCTAAGCTGGCTCTGTCGCTGACGaacaaggagaaggaagaggacttTTTGGTCTTCAAGGGTTCCAAACTTCCCCAGCGCCCCAAGAAGCGGGCCAAGCTCCTTCAGCGGACCATCAAC CTGGTGAGCCCGGGGGCATGGCTTTGTGATCTGACCCTAGACCGGTATGAAGTCCGAGAAAAGAAGATCTCAAAGAAG AAGCCACGGGGTTTAAAGGCGATGGGAAACATGGAAAGCGACTCGGAATAG